In a single window of the Nitrospirota bacterium genome:
- a CDS encoding restriction endonuclease subunit S, producing the protein MTAWPSKPIGNLCNLINGRAFKPSDWGVSGLPIVRIQNLNDHSKPFNLYKGKFVEKHLIDNDAILLSWSGTPGTSFGCFRWMRGPAILNQHIFKVIVNEEIIDGDFFIYAVNSKLEEMIRQSHGGVGLQHITKSKLEAIRLPVPQLVVQRRIVARIKECLERIEEIESLRATTTQEHDFLLESLIEAEFQQVDGEPVSLSEVCSITSILVDPRKGAYLDLPHVGGANIESKTGWLLDIKTSRGEKLKSSKFVFDETMVLYNKIRPYLMKVARPDFKGLCSADMYPLAPNQDRLTRDYLFYLLLSRNFTQYAIGGSNRAGMPKVNREHLFAYNFILPPVEQQVRLTQVMDSAASAIGELCSDMRASALESSALRQSILRKAFAGEL; encoded by the coding sequence GTGACGGCATGGCCTTCAAAGCCGATAGGCAATCTGTGCAACTTGATCAATGGGCGTGCCTTTAAGCCCTCAGATTGGGGTGTATCAGGATTGCCTATTGTTCGGATTCAAAACCTTAATGACCATTCAAAACCTTTTAACCTTTATAAGGGCAAATTTGTCGAGAAGCATCTTATCGATAATGATGCAATCTTGCTTTCATGGTCCGGTACTCCCGGGACATCTTTCGGATGCTTCCGATGGATGCGAGGCCCTGCGATATTAAATCAGCACATCTTTAAGGTGATCGTTAATGAGGAAATAATAGATGGTGATTTCTTCATTTATGCCGTTAATAGTAAATTGGAAGAGATGATTCGCCAATCTCATGGTGGTGTTGGTCTTCAACATATCACGAAAAGTAAATTGGAGGCAATCCGACTTCCCGTGCCACAGCTCGTAGTGCAGCGCCGCATTGTTGCTCGCATTAAGGAGTGCCTGGAACGGATAGAGGAGATAGAGAGCTTACGTGCTACGACTACGCAGGAGCATGACTTCTTATTGGAGTCTTTAATCGAGGCTGAGTTCCAGCAAGTCGATGGAGAGCCGGTATCTTTGAGCGAAGTCTGTTCTATCACGTCGATCCTTGTTGATCCACGAAAGGGCGCATATCTCGATCTGCCGCACGTTGGGGGAGCGAACATAGAGTCAAAGACTGGATGGCTGCTCGACATCAAAACATCGCGTGGCGAAAAATTAAAGTCGAGCAAGTTCGTTTTCGATGAAACAATGGTGCTCTATAACAAGATACGACCTTACCTTATGAAGGTGGCGCGTCCTGACTTCAAGGGGCTATGCAGTGCAGATATGTACCCTTTGGCACCAAACCAGGATAGGCTTACGAGAGACTACTTATTTTACTTGCTGTTGTCTCGAAACTTTACACAGTATGCGATTGGTGGATCAAACCGAGCGGGTATGCCAAAGGTGAATCGTGAACATCTTTTTGCCTACAATTTTATATTACCTCCAGTGGAGCAACAGGTTCGGCTAACTCAAGTAATGGATTCAGCAGCCTCCGCCATCGGAGAGCTTTGCAGTGATATGCGTGCCAGTGCCTTGGAGTCATCGGCTCTTCGACAATCCATTCTGCGTAAAGCTTTTGCAGGAGAATTGTAA